The nucleotide window CCGAGCTGCACGTGCACCACGTCGGCTCGGCGTCGCCGCGGATCGTGGCCGAGCTGGCGGCCCGTCACGAGGGCCGCTCCCCGGTGCCCGCCGACCCGGCCGCGCTGGCCGACTACTTCGCGTTCACCGACTTCGACCACTTCATCCAGGTCTACCTCAGCGTCGTCGACCTGATCCGGGACGGCGACGACGTGCGCACCCTGACCTACGAGGTGGCTCGCGAACTGGCCCGCCAGCAGGTGCGTTACGCCGAGCTGACGGTCACCCCGTACTCGCACGTGACCCGGGGCATCCCGGCCCCGGAGGTCTGTGCCGCCATCGAGGACGCCCGGGTGTCCGCCGCCCGCGACCTCGGCATCGAGCTGCGCTGGTGCTTCGACATCCCGGGCGAGGCCGGGCTGCCGGCGGCCGAGCAGACGCTGCGCATCGCCCTGGAGGAAAAGCCGGACGGGCTGGTCAGTTTCGGCCTGGGCGGCCCGGAGGTCGGGGTGCCGCGCCCGCAGTTCCGGCCGTACTTCGACCAGGCCCGGGCGGCCGGGCTGCACAGTGTTCCGCACGCCGGTGAGACGACCGGGCCGCAGACGATGTGGGACGCCCTGCGCGAGTTGGGTGCCGAGCGGATCGGGCACGGCATCGCCGCCGTCCAGGACCCGCGGCTGCTGGCCCATCTCGCCGAGCACCGGATCGCCCTGGAGGTGTGCCCCACCTCCAACGTGCGCACCCGGGCCGTCGCCTCGATCGAGGAGCACCCGCTGGCCCGCCTCGTCGAGGCCGGGGTGACGGTGACGATCAACTCCGACGACCCGCCGATGTTCGGCACCACACTGGAGGAGGAGTACGCGGTGGCGGCGCGCCTGCTCGGCCTCGACCACGACGGCGTCGCGGATCTCGCGCGGGCCGCCGTGCGGGCGTCCTTCCTGGCGGACCCCGGAAAGCAGAAGCTGCTGGCCGAGATCGACGCCTACGCCGGGTAGGCCGGGTTCCCCCGGCCGCATCCAGCTCGTCGTGAGGTGCGGACGGGCAGCTGCCGCGCTCGGGGTCAGGAGGGGACGAGCCGGGAAGGGGTGAGGCGGAGCCGGTCGTCGACGGCACTGGGGCTCAGCACCCGGCGCAGGGCCAGGACCGCCGTGCCGCGGGTGCCGGAGTCGGCGCCGTGACTGGCGGCCAGCACGTCCAGATCGCGGGCCGCGACGGTGGTGGCGTCGCGGTACAGGGTCTCGCGCAGCCCGGCCACCAGCAGGTCGTAGGCCGGGGCCATGTCGCCGCCGACCACGATGACCGCCGGGTCGAGCAGGGTGACGGCCGAGGCCAGGACCTCGCCGATGGCCTGCCCACTGCCACGGATGGCCCGGCGGGCCACCACGTCGCCCTCCAGCGCGAGCCGCACGACGTCCCGCACGTGGGCCACCTCACGGCCCTGGGCGGCCAGATCACGCACCAGCGCCCAGCCCCCGGCCACCGCCTCCAGACATCCGGTCTCGCCGCAGCGGCACGGAAGGTCGTGGGCTCCGCGGTACTTCACGTGTCCGATGTCACCCGCCGCACCCCGGGCGCCGTGCTGGAGAACGCCTCCGGCGACGATTCCGGCGCCCAGACCGGTGGACGCCTTGACGATTAGGGCGTCCCGGTAGCGGGTCAGGTGGGCGTCGAGTTCGGCGAGCGCGATCGCGTTGGTGTCGTTCTCGATCACCACGGGTGACGAGGACAGGGCCGCGAAGTAGGGGGCGATCGGCACTCCGTCCCAGCCGCGCATGATGGCGGAGTTGAGGCTCGTGCCGGCCACCGGGTCCACCGTGCCCGGGATGCTGACCCCGATCCCGAGGACGTCGGCCGGGTCGAGCCCGACCTTCCGGAGCAGGGCCCGCAGCCGTCCGACGGCGCGCGGCAGCACGTCGTCGGGGCCCTGCCCGACCTCCTGGTCCAGTTCGTCGGAGCCGAGAACCAGCCCGGACAGGTCACATACGGTGAACTGGGCCCGGCTGCGCCCGATCGCGGCGGCCAGCACCAGCCCGGCGCCGGCCTCGAAGGTGAGGCGTTTGGGCGGGCGCCCGACCCCGATGCCCGGGGCGTCGGCCTCGCTCACCAGCCCGGCCTCGATCAGTGGGTCTACCCGGGCCGCCACGGCGGTGCGGGACAGGCCGGTCAGCCGGGCGACGTCGGCGCGTGAGCCGGCCTCGCCGTCGCGGATCAACTGCAAGATGGTGCCGGCGGTGACCGTCGGTGCGGCACTCCTCACGCGTGAGCCCTTGAAAGCGTCTTCACAAAGTTCACCCTAATTTAGATTTTCAAAGTCAAAATTTATGTCTTTCGAAGAAAAAACTAGCTACGCTCCCAGCCATGACCGGACCCATCGGGCCCATCACGGCCATCCAGGAGATCACCGACCGCATCGCCCGGCGCTCGGAGCCCACCCGTAGCGCTTACCTCGGGCGAGTTTCCGAGTCCGTCCGCTCCGGCCCGTCGCGCGGCCGGCTCGGCTGCGCCAACCTGGCGCACGGATTCGCCGCGATGGACCCGCAGGAGAAGACGGTCCTGCGCGGCGTCACCAAGCCCAACATCGCCATCGTCTCCGCCTACAACGACCTGCTCTCCGCGCACAAGCCGTTCGAGGACTACCCGGCACGGATCAAGAAGTCCGTGATCCGGGCGGGCGGCATCGCGCAGTTCGCCGGGGGAGTGCCCGCCATGTGCGACGGCATCACCCAGGGCCGCGACGGCATGCAGCTGTCGCTGTTCAGCCGCGACGTGATCGCGATGGCCACCGGCGTGGCGCTCTCGCACGAGATGTTCGATGCCGCCGTCATGCTCGGGGTCTGCGACAAGATCGTGCCCGGCCTGCTGATCGGTGCGCTCGCCTTCGGCCACCTGCCCACGATCCTGGTGCCCGCCGGCCCGATGACCAGCGGCATCCCGAACGGCGAGAAGGCCCGCATCCGTAAGCTGTTCGAGCAGGGGCTGGTGGACCGGCAGACGCTGCTCGACACCGAGGCGGCCTCGTACCACGGCCCGGGCACCTGCACGTTCTACGGCACCGCCAACTCCAACCAGCTGCTGATGGAGGTCATGGGCCTGCACCTGCCGGGTGCCAGCCTGCCCAACCCGGGCACCGAGCTGCGTGACGCCCTGACCGACGCCGCCGCGGCCCGGGTCACCGGCATCACCGCGCAGAGTCAGCAGTACACGCCGATCGCGCACGTCATCGACGAGAAGGCCGTGGTCAACGGGGTGGTCGGCCTGCTGGCCACCGGTGGCTCCACCAACCACACCATCCATCTGGTGGCCGTGGCCC belongs to Kineosporia corallincola and includes:
- a CDS encoding adenosine deaminase, which produces MTDLTTFIAGLPKAELHVHHVGSASPRIVAELAARHEGRSPVPADPAALADYFAFTDFDHFIQVYLSVVDLIRDGDDVRTLTYEVARELARQQVRYAELTVTPYSHVTRGIPAPEVCAAIEDARVSAARDLGIELRWCFDIPGEAGLPAAEQTLRIALEEKPDGLVSFGLGGPEVGVPRPQFRPYFDQARAAGLHSVPHAGETTGPQTMWDALRELGAERIGHGIAAVQDPRLLAHLAEHRIALEVCPTSNVRTRAVASIEEHPLARLVEAGVTVTINSDDPPMFGTTLEEEYAVAARLLGLDHDGVADLARAAVRASFLADPGKQKLLAEIDAYAG
- a CDS encoding ROK family transcriptional regulator, encoding MRSAAPTVTAGTILQLIRDGEAGSRADVARLTGLSRTAVAARVDPLIEAGLVSEADAPGIGVGRPPKRLTFEAGAGLVLAAAIGRSRAQFTVCDLSGLVLGSDELDQEVGQGPDDVLPRAVGRLRALLRKVGLDPADVLGIGVSIPGTVDPVAGTSLNSAIMRGWDGVPIAPYFAALSSSPVVIENDTNAIALAELDAHLTRYRDALIVKASTGLGAGIVAGGVLQHGARGAAGDIGHVKYRGAHDLPCRCGETGCLEAVAGGWALVRDLAAQGREVAHVRDVVRLALEGDVVARRAIRGSGQAIGEVLASAVTLLDPAVIVVGGDMAPAYDLLVAGLRETLYRDATTVAARDLDVLAASHGADSGTRGTAVLALRRVLSPSAVDDRLRLTPSRLVPS